A window from Kluyveromyces lactis strain NRRL Y-1140 chromosome E complete sequence encodes these proteins:
- the NOT3 gene encoding CCR4-NOT core subunit NOT3 (similar to uniprot|Q75AN0 Ashbya gossypii ADL108C ADL108Cp and some similarites with YIL038C uniprot|P06102 Saccharomyces cerevisiae YIL038C NOT3 Subunit of the CCR4-NOT complex which is a global transcriptional regulator with roles in transcription initiation and elongation and in mRNA degradation): MAHRKLQQEIDRVFKKVNEGLEIFDMYYERHENCVNNPSQKDKLESDLKREVKKLQRLREQIKSWQSSPEVKDKDSLLNHRRSVEVAMEKYKAVEKASKEKAYSNISLKRSDVLDPLEKERRDVEEFLSNQIEELERQFDLLQIDVDRLILLQKKRKTATPENEKELQRFKDLQGRYRYHQQQMELALRLIANEELEPQQVRDIEEEILFYVEENQTEGFVEDDSIYEGLDLQSNEAIAHEVAAAFASRAAGDASGDDNESKDGKLSKKELRRLEREAKKNAKAAAKTTALDENPTPVITGKKLPDLANEMQEADSQDSITIPETPTPPPSKSVSPSPPVTAGSANVPLTTANTTAPSKPHTPLAKSAHLSSNPTSQASLSPDSQPHGFTHIHQSLNGLTTTTLKPAPVKPISENKWALATEKKLASLKAKSLASAPVTTKVSLTPTNMLPGASTVALPMVSKPLEPTLSISNSIKIIPQELQGNNTVKQHTGDATEPDLILDDYDAESTDDELENEPTPEIFTAEQISSRLTLSNEVQDSLYSDLELLTLPAGIKDFVMGSVISKNKLYPNDGKLGGYRRYYDICQPCRLNEIPSGVFPPQPLDVARCTQQWDQVILSLNIDGLTVETVPKEFENLETFTLFYHYYFSVTPLEQRICALLLKQREWRVLKTGDCWFLRQGAVKFSNDQCEVADYKIFKMDIWTVVDKLNFKLDYSLLADVASLGQVDHADHADSSVNLPTFGKQLLQTLKHGKVEQQ, from the coding sequence ATGGCACATAGAAAACTCCAGCAGGAGATAGATCGTGTCTTCAAAAAGGTCAATGAAGGCCTTGAGATTTTTGATATGTATTATGAGAGACATGAGAATTGTGTCAATAATCCATCacaaaaagataaattGGAATCTGATTTGAAGAGAGAGGTTAAAAAGCTTCAACGACTTAGGGAACAGATTAAATCATGGCAAAGTTCTCCCGAGGTGAAAGATAAAgattctcttttgaatcataGGCGATCGGTGGAAGTAGCGATGGAAAAATATAAAGCTGTCGAAAAGgcttcaaaagagaagGCTTACTCAAATATAAGCTTGAAACGATCCGATGTACTTGATCCACTCGAAAAGGAGAGACGAGATGTGGAAGAATTCCTATCAAATCAGATAGAGGAACTAGAAAGACAATTTGATCTACTCCAAATTGATGTAGACAGGCTGATATTGttgcaaaagaagagaaaaacaGCAACTccagaaaatgaaaaagaactgCAACGCTTCAAGGATCTACAGGGAAGATACAGGTATCACCAGCAACAAATGGAATTGGCTTTAAGGTTGATTGCGAACGAAGAGCTTGAACCGCAACAGGTTAGAGATATTGAAGAGGAGATATTATTCtacgttgaagaaaaccAAACCGAAGGGTTTGTAGAAGATGACAGTATTTATGAAGGTTTAGATTTACAATCGAATGAAGCAATTGCTCACGAAGTAGCTGCTGCATTTGCATCTAGAGCAGCAGGTGATGCGAGTGGagatgataatgaaagtAAAGACGGCAAACTTTCGAAGAAAGAGCTCAGGAGATTGGAAAGAGAGGCTAAGAAGAATGCTAAGGCAGCTGCCAAGACTACTGCCCTAGATGAGAACCCAACACCTGTAATAACGGGCAAGAAACTCCCTGACCTGGCAAATGAAATGCAGGAAGCTGATTCTCAGGACAGCATCACGATACCTGAAACACCAACACCACCGCCGTCAAAAAGTGTATCGCCGTCTCCTCCAGTCACAGCAGGGTCAGCCAATGTCCCTCTTACGACAGCTAATACTACAGCTCCTTCAAAGCCACATACTCCGTTAGCAAAGTCAGCTCATCTTTCTTCGAATCCAACTTCGCAAGCGTCTCTAAGTCCAGATAGTCAACCGCATGGCTTTACACATATACATCAGTCCCTGAACGGTCTCACTACTACAACTTTGAAACCTGCACCTGTTAAACCAATAAGTGAAAACAAATGGGCATTGGCgactgaaaagaaattggcAAGTTTGAAAGCCAAAAGTTTGGCTTCTGCTCCAGTTACTACAAAGGTATCACTGACGCCTACAAATATGCTTCCTGGAGCTAGTACAGTAGCTTTACCAATGGTTTCTAAACCGCTAGAGCCTACACTGTCAATTTCAAACAGCATAAAAATAATTCCTCAAGAGTTACAGGGTAATAACACAGTAAAGCAACATACTGGTGATGCAACGGAACCAGACCTAATTCTCGATGATTATGACGCGGAGTCAACTGACGATGAACTCGAAAATGAACCAACTCCAGAGATCTTCACAGCCGAACAAATATCATCCAGATTGACTCTCTCGAATGAGGTTCAGGACTCCTTATATTCAGATTTGGAACTTCTCACCTTACCAGCTGGTATTAAAGACTTCGTAATGGGATCGgtaatttcaaagaacaaactttATCCAAATGACGGGAAGTTAGGAGGATATAGGAGGTATTATGACATATGCCAACCATGCAGATTAAATGAAATACCTTCTGGAGTTTTTCCACCGCAACCGCTGGATGTCGCAAGATGCACCCAACAGTGGGATCAAGTAATTCTTTCGTTGAATATCGATGGACTTACGGTGGAGACGGTACCTAAAGAGtttgaaaacttggaaACGTTCACACTATTCTaccattattattttagTGTGACGCCCCTAGAACAAAGGATTTGTgctcttcttttgaaacaaagGGAATGGAGGGTATTGAAAACAGGTGACTGCTGGTTTTTAAGACAAGGAGCCGTTaagttttcaaatgatCAATGCGAAGTTGCTGATTataaaattttcaaaatggaTATTTGGACTGTTGTTGATAAGCTGAACTTCAAGTTGGATTACTCTCTACTTGCAGATGTGGCATCGCTGGGTCAAGTTGATCATGCGGATCATGCAGACTCATCAGTAAACCTGCCAACATTTGGCAAACAGCTGCTTCAAACTTTGAAGCACGGCAAAGTAGAACAACAATAA
- the CAJ1 gene encoding Caj1p (similar to uniprot|P39101 YER048C Saccharomyces cerevisiae CAJ1 Nuclear type II J heat shock protein of the E. coli dnaJ family): protein MVKDTTYYDILQVSVDASPQEIKKSYRKLAIKTHPDKNPDDPQAQTKFQELAKAYQVLIDDDLRKKYDQFGLDETNGEIPMDQDPYEMLMTVFGGDSFTSWIGEYGLLKNFLNESEMFQDEDEEGEEEGGTANGKDKNKSETSDSDKNESTELSKHNGKKAAAEKDAAREKARARREKMREFETKRLEDQRIQVEMLVSNLNKKYEEYTISKKSGSESDFLNKLQKEIDDNLKYESFGLELLQLIASVYKRKAKNFIMSKKTKGLSKIFTGTREKGKTVASMYKTVSAAMDAMKTQQLTEDIDWDAMDPFQRANVETQIQGKSMGLFWALNKFELEQKLKMVVDKLLDDKSIPSKERINKANFLIMISDKFNSATRNPEDMDPVILEFEELVTNAKNIKVDAPLKTKVGEKGQIESAADHSTTAEVAK, encoded by the coding sequence ATGGTGAAAGATACCACATATTACGATATTTTACAGGTTTCTGTAGACGCTTCGCCTCAGGAAATTAAGAAATCTTATAGAAAGCTAGCAATTAAGACGCATCCGGACAAGAATCCAGATGATCCGCAAGCACAGACGAAGTTCCAAGAGTTGGCTAAGGCTTACCAGGTTTTGATTGACGATGATTTGAGAAAAAAGTATGATCAATTCGGATTGGACGAAACCAATGGTGAAATTCCTATGGACCAGGATCCTTATGAAATGTTAATGACCGTCTTTGGTGGCGATTCCTTTACATCGTGGATTGGTGAATACGGgttgttgaagaacttcttgaatGAATCTGAGATGTTccaagatgaagacgaagaaggtgaagaagaaggcgGAACTGCCAATGGTAAGGATAAGAACAAGTCCGAAACCAGTGACTCTGACAAGAATGAATCGACTGAATTGTCCAAACATAATGGCAAGAAGGCCGCCGCCGAGAAGGACGCTGCTAGAGAGAAGGCTAGAGCAAGACGTGAAAAGATGagagaatttgaaactaaaaGACTTGAAGATCAGCGGATCCAAGTCGAAATGTTGGTAAGCAACTTAAACAAGAAATACGAGGAATATACCATATCTAAGAAGAGTGGATCTGAATCTGATTTCCTAAATAAGTTACAGAAAGAGATTGAcgataatttgaaatatgaaagTTTTGGCCTCGAATTGTTACAATTAATAGCTTCTGTCTACAAGAGGAAGGCCAAGAACTTCATCATGTCCAAAAAGACTAAGGGTCTTAGTAAGATTTTCACCGGGACTCGTGAGAAGGGTAAAACTGTTGCATCTATGTACAAGACAGTCAGTGCTGCAATGGACGCAATGAAAACACAGCAATTAACTGAAGATATCGATTGGGACGCAATGGATCCATTCCAACGTGCCAACGTGGAAACCCAAATCCAAGGTAAATCAATGGGTCTTTTCTGGGCGCTTaacaaatttgaattggaacaaaaattgaaaatggtagTCGACAAATTATTGGACGACAAATCCATACCATcgaaagaaagaatcaataaGGCCAACTTTTTGATTATGATTAGCGACAAATTCAATTCAGCAACCAGAAATCCTGAAGACATGGACCCAGTGATCTTGGAATTCGAAGAATTGGTAACCAATGCCAAAAATATTAAAGTCGATGCACCATTGAAAACTAAAGTTGGTGAAAAAGGTCAAATTGAAAGCGCTGCAGACCACAGCACTACTGCTGAAGTAgcaaaataa
- the ISD11 gene encoding Isd11p (similar to uniprot|Q6Q560 Saccharomyces cerevisiae YER048W-A) — MPATGASKTQILHMYKEFIRNASKIQNYNFREYFLRRARESFRANKNVENPEKISELLSEAEKDLGVLKRQSVISNMYTFDKLVVEPLKKR, encoded by the coding sequence ATGCCAGCTACTGGAGCAAGCAAAACGCAGATATTGCATATGTATAAAGAGTTCATCAGGAACGCGAGCAAGATACAGAATTACAATTTCAGAGAGTATTTTTTAAGAAGGGCAAGAGAGTCATTCCGTGCCAATAAGAACGTTGAAAATCCTGAAAAGATCAGCGAATTGCTTTCTGAGGCAGAAAAAGACCTTGGTGTATTGAAGAGGCAATCTGTGATCTCTAACATGTACACATTTGATAAATTAGTGGTTGAGCCTCTGAAGAAGCGTTAG
- the APQ12 gene encoding Apq12p (conserved hypothetical protein), with amino-acid sequence MNSYQEYQRLQHLLSDPKYQPYVNLAKKLTYYASYYLIWALQTVHSLVSRYPQVSDWLGYLFSLYMAYLTIKRAIRVVKSSSYVILVVFGLYVWQRGVSQVILMDLPYLADRLKQYVHNLPRDAHGNGSFLKDVYAPFYDLYNSLQALF; translated from the coding sequence ATGAATAGTTATCAAGAATACCAGAGATTACAACATCTGTTGAGTGATCCAAAATATCAGCCATACGTGaatttggcaaaaaaaCTGACATACTATGCCTCTTATTATCTGATATGGGCCCTACAGACGGTGCATTCGCTTGTAAGTAGGTACCCACAAGTCTCTGACTGGTTGGGTTACTTGTTTTCATTATACATGGCCTATTTGACTATAAAGCGTGCCATTCGAGTTGTTAAATCGTCCTCTTATGTTATTCTGGTAGTATTTGGTCTTTACGTCTGGCAAAGAGGCGTTTCTCAAGTTATCCTGATGGATTTGCCATATCTGGCAGATAGGTTAAAACAGTACGTGCATAACTTACCAAGGGATGCTCATGGGAACGGATCCTTTCTCAAGGATGTGTATGCTCCGTTTTATGATTTGTACAATTCGTTACAGGCGTTATTTTAA
- the TED1 gene encoding Ted1p (similar to uniprot|P40533 Saccharomyces cerevisiae YIL039W Hypothetical ORF): MALPKAIKKFTLLLTAIALIFNVYIYTYPSLNPKQCSWRCFEQDAKQGQSNLIFSYFNDILHSHDDKNPNDVKLMALGDPQIKGIWANTPYISRLDTFGNDYYLGHIFRTMYNRLKPSHVVVMGDLFSSQWIGDSEFFNRTVRYTKRLFNRDVKWLYDLQEEHHGDDGTYKVNWVEWADNLNKIRTGDRPMNFSFGYQDIYNWTSAENYLFINVSGNHDIGYSGDATYQHMARYRELLGKDNYWIEYNAGTDNAWRIIVLNDLLLEGPALQPELLETNWEFLYQLFERKFEGSTVLLTHIPFYKPSGLCYDGPEFRYYPEDYQREPYKSKLLRSQNHLSAEASNRVLNLIFDAEKPGIILTGHDHEGCETVYNKDDKGNWTASKTTDPKNLNIKEITVRSMMGEYHGNTGLVTGHFNEATRQWEWSFNLCPFSIQHIWWFTKVVTIITGFLWSSAFFF, encoded by the coding sequence ATGGCATTGCCTAAAGCTATAAAGAAGTttactcttcttttaaCGGCTATTGCTCTGATATTTAATGTTTACATCTACACCTACCCTTCATTGAACCCGAAACAATGCTCTTGGAGATGTTTCGAGCAAGATGCTAAGCAAGGCCAATCCaatttaattttttcatatttcaatgatatATTACATTCTCATGATGATAAGAATCCCAATGATGTTAAGTTGATGGCCTTAGGTGATCCTCAGATCAAAGGTATCTGGGCAAATACTCCATATATCTCAAGACTTGATACGTTTGGAAACGATTACTACCTAGGTCATATTTTCCGTACCATGTACAATCGGTTGAAGCCTTCGCACGTTGTTGTTATGGGTGATCTGTTCTCTTCGCAATGGATCGGAGATTCTGAGTTCTTCAATCGGACCGTTCGGTACACAAAAAGACTATTTAATAGAGATGTAAAGTGGTTGTATGACCTACAAGAAGAACATCACGGAGACGATGGTACTTACAAGGTAAATTGGGTCGAATGGGCTGATAATCTGAACAAAATCAGAACCGGCGATCGTCCCATGAATTTTAGTTTCGGTTATCAAGATATCTACAATTGGACTTCAGCCGAAAACTATTTGTTCATCAATGTTTCTGGAAACCACGATATTGGCTACTCTGGAGATGCCACTTATCAACACATGGCAAGATATCGCGAACTCTTGGGAAAAGATAATTATTGGATTGAATATAATGCTGGCACCGATAATGCATGGAGGATAATTGTTTTGAACGATTTATTATTAGAAGGACCTGCACTACAACCAGAATTACTTGAAACCAATTGGGAATTTTTATACCAATTATTTGAAAGGAAATTCGAAGGTAGTACGGTATTGCTCACTCACATACCATTTTATAAGCCATCTGGACTGTGTTACGATGGCCCAGAATTCAGATACTACCCAGAAGATTACCAGAGAGAGCCTTACAAGTCCAAGCTATTGAGATCACAAAACCATTTGAGTGCTGAAGCTTCTAACAGGGTACTTAACTTAATATTTGATGCTGAAAAACCTGGTATCATTTTGACAGGTCACGATCATGAAGGTTGCGAAACTGTCTATAACAAAGATGACAAAGGCAATTGGACTGCATCCAAAACAACAGATCCAAAAAATCtaaatatcaaagaaattacTGTAAGGTCGATGATGGGAGAATACCATGGAAACACTGGTCTAGTAACAGGTCATTTCAACGAAGCAACAAGACAATGGGAATGGAGTTTCAATTTATGTCCATTTTCCATTCAGCATATATGGTGGTTTACCAAGGTAGTCACCATTATAACCGGCTTTTTGTGGTCGTCAgcatttttcttctaa
- the SAP1 gene encoding putative AAA family ATPase SAP1 (similar to uniprot|P39955 Saccharomyces cerevisiae YER047C SAP1 Putative ATPase of the AAA family interacts with the Sin1p transcriptional repressor in the two-hybrid system), which produces MDNHGLLMKFSRIRKKPQQPLNSLAELYSRIANETIHYLGLEQRHEYKAAIQGWKLMATDAMYKLNNIDRQYPNFASYTEEELNLQTGIRELCDKAMKNVERVQLLCEDVPKPDNNSGKTFSIGNGGKFKVHTLRDGMYKMRYNKSGSGLGLKNDKNVQTANPVNFSASKSLPAVIPQDPFEDFDNEVNLIDLTDAETVPYDPSPLPTFSISSDPKQEPYTDYLNISEEDMTRLKTLDKLNGTADAFSLLSVDTAEAQRPSPRRPSPPPVPPQRKPSAKQKTTTSDTNVDAALKSSPPTQPKQQRPVQRRNTSISAAVAASQPQLKAKAVKRPVVTAKKSIQNGNSTSKLKKPISKSSPSLINTVVRTTSQTKTRVNPTSVAATTKTSAISTNPTITKPAPQSLDEVTQTKEQLEDELIESLPGVDKTAAKQIFSEIVVHGDEVYWDDIAGLETAKNSLKEAVVYPFLRPDLFRGLREPVRGMLLFGPPGTGKTMLARAVATESKSTFFSISASSLTSKYLGESEKLVRALFAVAKKLSPSIIFVDEIDSIMGSRNNESENESSRRIKNEFLVQWSSLSSAAAGKDSKDTDDRVLVLAATNLPWSIDEAARRRFVRRQYIPLPEATTRKVQLKRLLLNQRHTLTDEEFEELVLLTDGYSGSDITSLAKDAAMGPLRELGDELLFTETDSIRSVNLEDFRNSLKYIKPSVSKDGLNRYEEWAASFGSSGV; this is translated from the coding sequence ATGGATAATCATGGGCTACTAATGAAGTTTTCTAGGATTCGAAAGAAGCCTCAGCAGCCCCTAAATTCGTTGGCAGAACTATACTCACGCATAGCGAATGAAACAATACATTATTTAGGTTTAGAACAAAGACATGAGTACAAGGCAGCAATTCAAGGATGGAAACTAATGGCTACTGATGCAATGTATAAGCTGAATAATATTGACCGTCAATATCCTAACTTCGCTTCATATACCGAGGAGGAATTGAATCTTCAGACAGGAATACGTGAGTTGTGCGATaaagcaatgaaaaatgtgGAAAGAGTGCAGTTGTTATGTGAAGATGTACCGAAACCTGATAATAACAGCGGAAAAACATTTTCTATTGGAAATGGTGGTAAATTTAAGGTCCATACGTTAAGAGATGGGATGTACAAGATGCGATATAACAAGAGTGGCAGTGGTTTGGGATTAAAAAACGACAAGAATGTACAAACGGCGAACCCTGTAAATTTTTCTGCATCCAAATCTCTACCAGCAGTAATTCCTCAGGATCCCTTTGAAGACTTTGATAATGAGGTAAATTTAATTGATTTAACGGATGCCGAAACTGTCCCCTATGATCCTTCTCCTCTTCCGACGTTCAGTATATCTTCTGATCCAAAACAGGAACCATACACGGATTATTTGAACATCAGTGAAGAAGACATGACCAGACTGAAAACattggataaattgaaTGGTACAGCAGATGCATTTTCATTACTAAGCGTGGATACTGCTGAGGCACAGCGTCCTTCTCCCAGAAGACCTTCTCCTCCTCCAGTACCGCCTCAGAGGAAACCCAGTGCGAAACAGAAAACTACAACTTCAGACACTAACGTTGACGCAGCATTAAAATCCTCTCCACCTACACAACCCAAGCAGCAAAGGCCTGTTCAAAGGCGAAATACGTCTATCAGCGCAGCTGTCGCTGCATCGCAACCACAGCTTAAAGCAAAAGCTGTCAAGCGACCTGTCGTCACTGCCAAAAAATCAATTCAGAACGGCAATTCAACAAGTAAACTCAAGAaaccaatttcaaaatctaGTCCCTCATTAATAAATACTGTGGTTAGAACAACTTCTCAAACCAAAACTAGGGTAAATCCAACATCTGTTGCAGCTACTACAAAAACATCTGCTATATCAACTAATCCTACAATAACGAAACCAGCCCCACAAAGTTTGGATGAAGTTACACAGACGAAGGAACAACTAGAGGACGAGCTTATTGAATCATTGCCTGGTGTTGATAAGACTGCTGCTAAACAAATTTTTAGTGAAATTGTCGTCCACGGAGACGAAGTGTACTGGGACGACATTGCCGGTTTGGAAACCGCAAAGaactctttgaaagagGCAGTTGTATATCCGTTCCTAAGACCTGACCTATTTCGTGGGTTAAGAGAACCTGTAAGAGGAATGCTGCTATTCGGCCCTCCTGGTACTGGTAAGACCATGTTAGCTCGAGCCGTTGCGACAGAATCCAAATCTACATTTTTCAGTATCAGTGCATCAAGTTTAACATCCAAATATCTTGGTGAATCAGAAAAATTGGTAAGAGCCTTGTTTGCAGTAGCCAAGAAGCTATCACCGTCCATCATATTCGTGGACGAGATAGATTCCATTATGGGGTCAAGAAATAACGAAAGTGAAAACGAATCAAGTAGAAGAATCAAGAATGAGTTCCTAGTACAATGGTCATCGCTATCAAGCGCAGCAGCTGGTAAAGATTCCAAAGATACCGACGACCGTGTCCTAGTTCTTGCTGCTACAAATCTCCCGTGGTCTATTGACGAAGCTgccagaagaagattcgTCAGAAGACAATACATTCCTCTTCCTGAGGCGACCACAAGAAAGGTTCAGCTCAAAAGGCTTTTACTAAACCAAAGGCACACCCTGACAGAcgaagaatttgaagaattggttcTGCTAACAGACGGGTACAGTGGCAGTGATATCACATCTCTTGCCAAAGATGCGGCTATGGGACCCTTACGTGAACTAGGAGATGAACTACTATTTACGGAAACAGATAGTATTAGATCCGTTAATTTGGAGGATTTCCGTAACAGCTTGAAGTATATCAAACCATCCGTCTCAAAGGACGGTTTGAACCGTTACGAAGAATGGGCAGCCAGTTTCGGATCATCCGGAGTATGA
- a CDS encoding TauD/TfdA family dioxygenase (conserved hypothetical protein) produces MPVTVLPLENTPLGAKIQLPDGCSDPSELSEEDFKDLYDALMTYSVVVIPGMEDLKPESQWRLTTMFDPTCDQTGKSYGHGKEFRHQNSVLRRDGMTIPDQPQVQVLGQGQWPAGHYGMGELNLRHPTHFDFHDKPLTDQEAFEEDKTRFYRWHIDSALYALSPPVVTTLLGIHVPPESRKQKIHYDDTGDVLEVTQGATSFVSGANAFDLLSEEDQQRALKTTVVYAPHPYIFISPARATSDGLTMVSDGKEMKFEDLPPWEESKIKRLPLVWTNPVTKKHHLQVHGCCIHQLELPDGTVLDLEDARKEVYRMMRPAISPDQVYAHAWDKGDLVIFHNRGVWHSVTGQFKEGEKRLMHQCNIASGIDPVTVL; encoded by the coding sequence atgcCAGTTACCGTTTTACCCTTAGAAAATACCCCATTAGGTGCTAAGATCCAACTACCAGATGGATGCAGTGATCCTTCAGAGttatctgaagaagatttcaaggACTTGTACGATGCGTTGATGACTTACtctgttgttgttattCCTGGTATGGAAGATTTGAAGCCCGAGTCACAATGGAGATTGACTACTATGTTTGATCCAACTTGTGATCAAACTGGGAAATCTTATGGTCATGGCAAGGAATTTCGCCATCAAAACTCTGTCTTGAGGCGTGATGGTATGACAATTCCTGATCAACCTCAGGTCCAAGTATTAGGACAAGGGCAATGGCCTGCAGGCCATTACGGCATGGGGGAGCTTAACTTGAGACATCCTACTCATTTCGATTTCCATGACAAACCATTGACTGATCAAGAAGCATTTGAAGAGGACAAAACAAGATTCTACCGTTGGCACATTGATTCTGCATTATATGCACTATCACCTCCAGTGGTCACAACTTTGTTAGGTATTCACGTTCCACCAGAATCCAGAAAACAGAAGATCCATTATGATGATACTGGTGATGTATTGGAAGTAACTCAAGGTGCTACTAGCTTTGTGTCTGGTGCTAACGCCTTTGACTTACTATCTGAAGAGGATCAACAACGTGctttgaaaacaacagTTGTGTATGCACCACATCCTTATATCTTCATTTCTCCTGCCAGAGCAACATCAGATGGTTTAACTATGGTTTCAGATGGGAAGGAAatgaaatttgaagatcTACCTCCATGGGAGGAATCTAAGATTAAACGTTTACCTTTAGTGTGGACTAATCCAGTGACTAAGAAGCACCATTTACAAGTCCATGGTTGTTGTATTCATCAACTTGAATTGCCAGATGGAACTGTTCTAGATTTGGAAGACGCTCGTAAGGAAGTTTACAGAATGATGAGACCAGCCATTTCACCAGATCAAGTGTATGCTCACGCATGGGACAAAGGTGATCTAGTCATCTTCCATAACAGGGGTGTTTGGCATTCTGTTACTGGTCAATTTAAGGAGGGAGAAAAGAGATTGATGCACCAATGTAACATCGCTTCCGGTATAGATCCAGTCACCGTCCTTTAA